GTTGGTGCGGGTTGTTAGCTCCCTGTGCCCACTGGAGAGGGGCATGCTCGTCGGCTCGCCCTCAACATTGATTCTTCTTTGGCCTTGACATCGTCTTCATTGGCTCCTGGCGCTGGGAGCATTGCCAATCTGCTGGCTGGGAGACCTTTGTCCCGCCTGCTGGTAGCGGCCGACTACGGTGAGGGCAAAGCAGAGGCGCAGGAAGCCTGAAGCTTTCCTTCAGTCATGTTCAAGATAAAAAATTTCCTTGAAAATGTAAGAACTGTGCCTAGAGTAAAATGCATATTGCGCCCTTATTCTTGGTGGCCATGCCTATAACGGTTCCCATACTCGGAAAGTGCACCGACACGGCCTTGATACCGGCGAATATGGTCCATATATGGCCGTGAGCTCGGTATGGCGCATGATTACGGTTTGCAACTTTGCATAATAAATgagataataacacttcaagcTGTAGTCTACTTTCTCTGCACTTGAGAATCGCCTACAAAGCTGTAGTCTGAAGGAGGCAAAACAAGTTGCCCATGTCAAACTGATCGATTGGGTTGCCAGATTATTCTCACAGGCCTGCACATACCTACGCACCAACTGATTCAGTAAGCGCTCTGTTTTTTTGCAGACTGAAACAGTTCAGTTGGACAGCCTTCAGTTATAGCACGATGCTGAACTCACGATGCCATTGCCAAGGTATTTATTTACTCGAGCAGAAAACCACCAGCTAGGAAATACAGAAGGAATCCAACACACACAATATGTTGCGCTGACGCAAACAGCACTGTCGCTGATTCTTCTACCTACGAACTTTTATTTACTTCTGAAATTATTTTTACCTGTGAACGACTCCACAATGCAAAAGCAGAGCTCCTGCTGTTCACGTCAAAGAAACTACTCCACCATGCAAGGGTTCGAGCATCAAACAGGAGATGCCTACAAGATCTGCTTCTGCTCTTCCAGCTGAACCGACGGTGAGGCATGCACGGGACGGGGAGCACGCTTCCATTGCTGGTGCTGCACGACGAGTCTGACTGAATCCTTCCCGCTCCGAGCATCGGGGGATACGACCAGAGCAGAAACGCTTGCGTGCTTGGTGGTGGCGGACATCGCCTACCTTGCGGCTGGCGGTCTCCTGGGGTGCGCCCGAAAATCTCACTCTAAAGACAGACAGTGTGACGGTCAAGTCTTTCAACGGCTCGGATGCTCTCGGTCTAGGACAAAAGATGAAGATCTACGGTTTCAGTTCAAAGCATTTATTACAGTTGACTTTTTTATCTTAATAAAAATAATAGAATTATATTAGCAGGGTGAGTTAACTCGCGGTAACTCGACACCATATAGGCCGGTTGCTGATGTAAAAAAAGGTGTAGGGTAACTCGACACCATATAGGCCAGTTGATGATGTAAAAAAAGGTGTAGGCTAGCAACTGTCGTGAATGAGAAGTAAGAAAAAGGAGACGAATTACTTCAGGTCTTAAGTACATTCGCTTTTCTACCTAGTGAACAAGTACTTGCTACCCAAACAAGATGTATCTTTCTTTTTCATATAGGGCTTTTAGAATGAGCGTGCAATCTATTCCATTAGAACCATTTTCAATGGGTGTGAAATATGTGAAGCAATGTGTTCCTGCTTGGAAGACCCGATATTGGGTCAAGATGGGATTAAAATACCACTCCAAAAAAAAGCGCAActgaaaaagaaaaatatttggAAGGTCAGTACCGTCTTGTCTTGAATCTGCCAAATTCTCCTCTAGCTTCATCCTCTAActgaaaaagaaaaatatttggAAGGTCAGTACCGTGTTGAAAAATATTGGGACGATGCCACTTGCTCGTGTGCGTCGCCATCGTCAATCGTTGCCGACACCAGACATGTCGAGGTAGTCACTCTCAAGGCAACCACGCAGAAGATGATGAACATGTCAAAGACAACCTCGCCGAGAGGAGTAAGTGCCACCACGAACGAGGGTGGAGGATCTGGCcatgctggtgctccatggcccccATTCTCGTTGCCGCGCCATCCTAGCTTCCCACCGCCGATGCCCTTGACTACCCGACCATCCCCTCCTTCATTATGTCTTCTTGGCTGCGCAAGACATCACCCGATACGCATGAGAAAAGTTGTCACAGGCCGCCTCCACCCTGCTACCGTCGGCTTCACCTTGTTGCCTCAACTGATTTTCCGGGCTTCTCCACATAAAGCCTCCCCAACATCCCTATCCCTTGACGTTGCACATTCGCTTTTCTACCTAGTAGTTCTACTAGTGAAGAAGTAACTTTTGCTACCCAAACAACAAGCACACCACCATCATCGGTCCAACGCCGGTCCAGGACAAACCACACCACCATCAAGCACCGAAACGAAACCCAAGCGATGCCATTGCAGATGCGGAAACCGGAGCTGTTAGTGTGTGAAGGTGCGTTCTCTTCCACACGCACGCTCTTTCTTCATTTGAAAGCCAGGCATGCTGCTTCTTTCTCTGGTGATCCTAACCAAGGCTAGctgactcttcttcttcttcctaaaGCACGAGGTCGCGTGCACCTCGTGTTGCGAGTGCCAAGGGTGTGATAATCCCAAGGGGGCTAGAGGGGTGAGTGCACCGCATTCTCCTCTTTCTTGCGTGTTTTCGTGCATAATCGACCACGCTCTTGTGATTTCCATTGTTCTGCGTGTACAAAGAAGGCGAGTCGAGCACCGGATCAGGAGGTGCTGATGGCGTAGGCAACATACCTGACGAAGCAGTGCAGACGACCACACCATCAATTACTGAACCAAGGCAGGTTGataccagcagcagcagcatggcAGCATATCATATTTGGGGCACCCCGCACGATCTGTGGACGACTGGTGCTCTGACCCGAGCGAATGGCCAAGATTCGAGGTGAGTTTGCGCATCTGCTTATCTGTGCAGTTCGCCGAGAGAAATCAAAGTTCAGTGTATGTCTGGTGAGAGTTGGTAACCCTGGTGATCTGCTCCTTCTGTGCAGTGATGACAGTAGGCTTCAGACATACCAGAGCATGATGCAAGTCACCTTACTTACTTACCATCCTCAAGACAGTGCCCACTCTCCTCCACTGTAAACACTGCCAGATTCCTGTATGTTCCTTGTAATGATTACTCGAAGCAAGCACGGCGAGAGCTCCATGATCCTCCGGACATCCTCGGCATCGCAAAGTTAGCCTCAGATGCTTCAGTTGACCTAGATCTGATCAGAGCGATACACCTGAGAACATACATACAGCATAATAGTTGCCGTCCATATACTGCCTGGAAAGGGGTGCTTCAGTTCGTTCTTACAAAGCTTTTTCTCTGATATTCTAGGAAGATTGTGACAAAGTCTTTGAAACTTAAAAGTCTAGGATTGATGAGATCACTGGTAGCATGAATTGTATAATCTGTATAGATGGTTATTTTTGCATTACAAAACAAGCACTGGTTACATTACATAATTCTGATAAATATGCTCTCACACCTTCACCAGTTTACTACACAGCACTCATGGTTGCTTGCTTAGAGCAACAGCAGCAATGGCAGCCAGCAACCGGCGCCTGTAGAGATCAGGGGCATGTGGTGCTGTCACAAGCTACCAAACCAGCATTCACCTCTCTATAGTAAGTTTACACTCTGCTATATGCTACTATGGAAGCCACCGCGTCGCGCGCGCACACGCGGAATGACAGAAGCCCTGTTCTCTTTAACGAGATCGGTCGACGCTGAGCCGCGAGCTGAGCCACCTGCAGACGTCGTCCATCTCTTCGGGGATGGTGTAGTGGCCCAACCTGCGTAAATAAACCATGTTTAATGTTCTGACTTCTGAGgaaggaagaacagaggaagagCTTTGTCAGGGGAGGTGTAAGATGCGTACCCGTTGTAGGACTTGAAAGTCAGATACGAGAACCCCGAGGACCGCAGGAACTCGGTCGACCGCTCGCCGTTCCTGTAGGGGACAACCTCGTCCGCTGCACGAGTAGAGGTCACCACACAGAATTCAGTGACACCATGAAATACAACTTTGAATCAGCAGCTAGCCTGTAGGTTTGTTTGTTTGTTACCTCTGCCATGGCTGAGCAGGATGGGCAGGGAGGCGGCTCTTCTTGCTGCCATGTGTGAGCCCTCCATCTTGCCCCTCAGTGTCCTGAATTCACCAAGATCATCAGGGTTTGTTTAGGAATTAGGAGCAAAAGGTGCCTGGTTCTGTGGCAGATGACTGACTGACTGACCTTGAGCAAGGGAGCCAGCCGCTCAAGCTGACGACTGCGCTGAGCGTGATCGGGTAGGGGGTGCCGCTGCTGAATTTGCCGTGAGCGTAGCATGCTGCCGAGTGCAGGGCGGCAGCTGCACCCATGCTGAAGCCGCCGATCCCAAGCTTCACTGCATCGACAAATTGTGAAAAATCAGTTATCTGCAACTGCCGAATTCCCGTTTAACAGCACCGTCATCATATAATTTCATAGTTCTGACACGTATTTAATGGCAGTCTAATGAAACGACAGGACCAGATGGTGTGCTcttggagagagagagacagagagagagagagagagagagagagagagagagagagagagagagagagagagagagagagagagagagagagagagagagaacactaGGCCTAGCACTCAAATAACACTTTTAGCATATTTCTTAACAGTGAATATCCTGATCCTGAAGTAAGCAGATGGTACCATCAGAAGGC
This DNA window, taken from Triticum aestivum cultivar Chinese Spring chromosome 1D, IWGSC CS RefSeq v2.1, whole genome shotgun sequence, encodes the following:
- the LOC123178342 gene encoding acyl-protein thioesterase 1 homolog 1-like, yielding MSYYGSSSSGGRGGRRVEYGRSYVVRPKGRHLATIVWLHGLGDNGASWSQLLDALPLPNIKWICPTAATRPVAAFGGFPCTAWFDVDDTSVDGRDDIEGLDASAAHIANLLSSEPSDVKLGIGGFSMGAAAALHSAACYAHGKFSSGTPYPITLSAVVSLSGWLPCSRTLRGKMEGSHMAARRAASLPILLSHGRADEVVPYRNGERSTEFLRSSGFSYLTFKSYNGLGHYTIPEEMDDVCRWLSSRLSVDRSR